A stretch of Mus musculus strain C57BL/6J chromosome 19, GRCm38.p6 C57BL/6J DNA encodes these proteins:
- the Ighmbp2 gene encoding DNA-binding protein SMUBP-2 isoform X1 gives MERLAEKHGAGVVRMLTVQYRMHQAIMCWASEAMYHGQLTSHPSVAGHLLKDLPGVTDTEETRVPLLLIDTAGCGLLELEEEDSQSKGNPGEVRLVTLHIQALVDAGVQAGDIAVIAPYNLQVDLLRQSLSNKHPELEIKSVDGFQGREKEAVLLTFVRSNRKGEVGFLAEDRRINVAVTRARRHVAVICDSHTVNNHAFLKTLVDYFTEHGEVRTAFEYLDDIVPENYTHEGSQGHSRVPKPKCPSTSIRKPASDQESGQETRAAPRHGRRKPSEKPPGSHVQSQHSSSANGSDRTGGPDRTEHFRATIEEFVASKESQLEFPTSLSSHDRLRVHQLAEEFGLRHDSTGEGKARHITVSRRSPASSGSVAPQPSSPPSPAQAEPEPRAEEPVTVVQAHCPVQLDLKALHLERLQRQQSSQAQTAKGQPGGDSRPQKASQKKKKKEPKGPVMALPCEEDFDALVSAVVKADNTCSFSKCSASTTTLGQFCMHCSHRYCLSHHLPEIHGCGEKARAHARQRISREGVLYAGSGTKDRALDPAKRAQLQRRLDKKLGELSSQRTSRKKEKERGT, from the exons ATGGAGCGTCTGGCAGAGAAGCATGGTGCTGGTGTGGTGAGGATGCTGACGGTACAGTACCGAATGCACCAGGCCATCATGTGCTGGGCCTCGGAGGCCATGTACCACGGGCAGCTTACTTCCCATCCCTCTGTGGCAGGACACCTCCTGAA GGACCTCCCAGGCGTGACTGACACAGAGGAGACACGTGTCCCGCTGCTGCTCATAGACACCGCTGGCTGTGGGCTtctggagctggaggaggaggacagcCAGTCCAAGGGAAATCCGG gcGAAGTTCGCCTCGTCACTTTGCACATCCAGGCTCTGGTGGATGCTGGGGTCCAGGCAGGTGACATTGCCGTCATCGCACCCTACAACCTTCAG gtggATCTGCTCAGACAGAGCCTCTCCAACAAGCACCCTGAGCTGGAGATTAAGTCTGTTGATGGCTTTCAAGGCCGAGAGAAAGAGGCTGTGCTCCTGACCTTTGTCAGGTCCAATAggaaag GTGAAGTTGGTTTTCTGGCTGAGGACAGGCGGATTAATGTTGCTGTTACCCGTGCTCGGCGGCACGTGGCAGTCATCTGTGATTCCCACACTGTCAACAACCATGCTTTTTTGAAGACCTTGGTGGATTATTTCACAGAGCATGGGGAGGTACGCACAGCCTTTGAATACCTGGATGACATCGTCCCTGAGAACTACACCCATGAGGGTTCCCAGGGCCACAGCCGTGTCCCCAAACCCAAGTGCCCCAGCACCTCCATCAGGAAGCCTGCCAGTGATCAGGAGAGTGGCCAGGAGACCAGAGCAGCCCCTAGACATGGCCGCAGGAAGCCAAGCGAGAAGCCCCCGGGCTCTCACGTCCAGTCCCAGCACAGCTCCAGTGCAAATGGCTCTGACAGAACTGGAGGCCCAGACCGGACAGAGCACTTTAGGGCTACGATTGAGGAGTTTGTGGCTAGCAAGGAGTCCCAGTTGGAGTTTCCCACATCCCTGAGTTCCCATGACAGGCTGCGAGTCCACCAGTTAGCTGAGGAGTTCGGGCTGAGGCACGACAGCACCGGGGAGGGGAAGGCTCGGCACATCACAGTGAGCAGGAGGAGCCCTGCCAGCTCTGGCAGTGTAGCCCCACAGCCTTCCTCACCGCCCAGCCCTGCACAGGCTGAGCCTGAGCCTCGGGCAGAGGAGCCCGTCACCGTCGTGCAGGCACATTGCCCTGTACAGCTGGATCTGAAGGCACTGCATCTGGAGAGGCTGCAGCGGCAGCAAAGCTCCCAGGCTCAGACAGCCAAGGGTCAGCCAGGTGGGGACTCGAGGCCACAGAAGGcttcacagaagaaaaagaaaaaagaaccaaaag GTCCAGTTATGGCTCTGCCCTGTGAGGAGGACTTCGACGCCCTGGTGTCTGCTGTGGTGAAGGCTGACAACACCTGTAGCTTCTCCAAGTGCTCGGCCAGCACCACCACTCTGGGCCAGTTCTGCATGCACTGTAGCCACCGCTACTGCCTCAGCCACCATCTGCCTGAA ATCCACGGCTGTGGAGAAAAGGCTCGTGCCCATGCCCGCCAGAGGATTAGCCGGGAAGGAGTGCTGTATGCAGGCAGTGGGACCAAGGACAGGGCCCTGGACCCGGCCAAGAGGGCCCAGCTGCAGAGGAGGCTGGACAAGAAGCTGGGCGAGCTCAGCAGCCAGAGGACAagcaggaagaaggagaaggagagggggacatGA